Proteins from a single region of Halobaculum sp. CBA1158:
- a CDS encoding phosphotransacetylase family protein: protein MNPLLVTSTAESTGKTAVTLALARIAADRGRAVGYMKPKGTRLQSVVGKTLDEDPMLARELLGLDAEMHEMEPIVYSPTFVEGAIRGREDPEELRERIAEAYDGLAADTDAMFVEGGGDYRTGGVVDLTDPDVAEVLDAEVLLVADYEDSGDVDDLLAAVDDVGDRLAGVLFNRVDDAVYDAVDQDVIPYLSNRGVDALGALPRVPELAGVTVSGLADELGAEVLVEGDGDALVQRFTVGAMGAEEALRHFRRARDAAVITGGDRSDIATAAIEATSVRCLVLTGGHRPSGSVLGKATEAGLPVLSVPSDTLTTVDRAEDVIRSGRTRDERTVEVMRDLLETHADVAALLGSDGN, encoded by the coding sequence ATGAATCCGTTACTCGTCACATCGACCGCCGAGAGCACCGGCAAGACGGCCGTCACCCTCGCGCTCGCGCGCATCGCCGCCGACCGCGGGCGGGCGGTCGGCTACATGAAACCGAAGGGAACGCGCCTCCAGAGCGTCGTCGGCAAGACGCTCGACGAGGACCCGATGCTCGCCCGAGAGCTGCTGGGTCTCGACGCCGAGATGCACGAGATGGAGCCGATCGTCTACTCGCCCACGTTCGTCGAGGGGGCGATCCGCGGCCGCGAGGACCCCGAGGAACTCCGCGAACGCATCGCCGAGGCGTACGACGGACTCGCCGCGGACACCGACGCCATGTTCGTCGAGGGGGGCGGGGACTACCGCACGGGCGGCGTCGTCGACCTCACCGACCCCGACGTGGCGGAGGTGCTCGACGCCGAGGTGCTGCTCGTCGCCGACTACGAGGACTCCGGCGACGTGGACGACCTGCTGGCGGCCGTCGACGACGTGGGCGACCGCCTCGCGGGCGTGCTGTTCAACCGCGTCGACGACGCGGTCTACGACGCCGTCGACCAGGACGTGATCCCGTACCTCTCGAACCGCGGCGTCGACGCGCTCGGCGCGCTCCCTCGGGTGCCCGAACTCGCGGGCGTCACGGTGTCTGGGCTGGCCGACGAACTCGGCGCGGAGGTGCTCGTCGAGGGCGACGGCGACGCGCTGGTCCAGCGCTTCACCGTCGGCGCGATGGGTGCGGAGGAGGCGCTGCGCCACTTCCGTCGCGCCCGCGACGCCGCCGTCATCACCGGCGGCGACCGGAGCGACATCGCCACGGCGGCCATCGAGGCGACCAGCGTGCGCTGCCTGGTGCTCACCGGCGGTCACCGCCCCTCCGGGTCCGTGCTCGGGAAGGCGACGGAGGCCGGCCTCCCTGTGCTGTCGGTGCCGTCGGACACGCTCACCACGGTCGACCGCGCGGAGGACGTGATCCGGAGCGGCCGGACCCGCGACGAGCGAACCGTCGAGGTGATGCGCGACCTGCTGGAGACGCACGCGGACGTGGCGGCGCTGCTCGGCAGCGACGGGAACTGA
- a CDS encoding acetate--CoA ligase, which produces MEEPPLSGLFAPDRVAIVGATDREGSVGRAVTENLLADFDGEVVPVNPNRDEVLDRPCVGSVTRADADMAVVAVPPGAVVDVVRECGESAVRNVVVLTAGFGETGVEGADRERQLQSVATEYDLNLVGPNSLGVMSSPRGLNATFGPDAAPAGGVSFMSQSGAFVTAVVDWATEEGIGFKDVVSLGNKAVLDETDFVRAWGDDPATDVVVGYLESIDDGRAFVDAARETTDDTPVAVVKSGRTDAGAQAASSHTGAIAGSDRAYEAGLDAAGVLRAESVQELFDAARALSGGEVPTSDGVAVVTNAGGPGVMATDAVGDADRLRLASFGDGTVARLGEALPEEANVYNPVDVIGDAGVDRFREALDVAMEDPDVGSAVVIAAPTATLDFGELGELIADAADEHGVPMAACLMGGGRLAAARGVLRQRGVPSYFDPARAVGGLESLAEYREVRGRSYPEPEPIDADRERVREVLSSVRERSDNRLGVEAMEILDAYGVPTPRGAVVADPAEAERVAEGIGEEVVMKIVSPDILHKSDIGGVKVGVPVGEVADAYEDLISRARNYQPDATILGVQVQEVVDLDAGVETIVGSHTDPQFGPLVMFGLGGVFVEIMEDTTFRLAPVGRDEAAEMTEEIDAAPLLRGARGRDAVDIDAVIDAVRRVSQLVADFPSIVELDVNPLVATPDGVRAVDLRLTVDPETLEAQS; this is translated from the coding sequence ATGGAGGAGCCACCGCTTTCGGGACTGTTCGCCCCCGACCGGGTTGCCATCGTCGGCGCGACCGACCGCGAGGGATCGGTCGGTCGCGCGGTGACCGAGAACCTCCTGGCCGACTTCGACGGCGAGGTCGTCCCGGTGAACCCGAACCGCGACGAGGTGCTCGATCGTCCGTGCGTCGGGTCGGTCACGCGGGCCGACGCCGACATGGCGGTCGTCGCTGTGCCGCCCGGGGCCGTCGTCGACGTGGTCCGCGAGTGCGGCGAGTCCGCCGTCCGCAACGTCGTCGTCCTCACCGCGGGGTTCGGCGAGACCGGCGTCGAGGGGGCCGACCGCGAACGGCAACTGCAGTCCGTCGCCACCGAGTACGATCTGAACCTCGTCGGGCCGAACAGCCTGGGCGTGATGTCGAGCCCGCGCGGGCTCAACGCGACGTTCGGCCCCGATGCAGCGCCCGCGGGCGGGGTCTCGTTCATGAGCCAGTCGGGGGCGTTCGTCACGGCCGTCGTCGACTGGGCGACCGAGGAGGGAATCGGCTTCAAGGACGTCGTCTCGCTCGGGAACAAGGCCGTCCTCGACGAGACGGACTTCGTGCGCGCGTGGGGCGACGACCCCGCGACGGACGTGGTCGTCGGCTACCTCGAGAGCATCGACGACGGACGCGCGTTCGTCGACGCCGCCCGCGAGACGACCGACGACACGCCCGTCGCGGTCGTCAAGTCCGGACGCACCGACGCCGGCGCGCAGGCCGCCTCCAGCCACACCGGGGCCATCGCCGGCTCCGACCGGGCGTACGAGGCCGGCCTCGACGCCGCCGGCGTCCTCCGTGCGGAGTCCGTTCAAGAGCTGTTCGACGCCGCACGCGCCCTCTCCGGCGGCGAGGTACCCACCTCCGACGGTGTCGCCGTCGTGACGAACGCCGGCGGCCCGGGCGTGATGGCGACCGACGCCGTCGGCGACGCCGACCGCCTCCGGCTCGCGAGCTTCGGCGACGGAACGGTCGCCCGCCTCGGCGAGGCGCTCCCCGAGGAGGCGAACGTGTACAACCCGGTCGACGTGATCGGCGACGCGGGCGTCGACAGATTCCGCGAGGCGCTCGACGTCGCCATGGAGGACCCCGACGTGGGCTCGGCGGTCGTGATCGCCGCCCCGACCGCGACGCTCGACTTCGGCGAGCTCGGCGAGCTGATCGCCGACGCCGCGGACGAGCACGGCGTTCCGATGGCGGCCTGCCTGATGGGCGGCGGTCGCCTCGCCGCCGCCCGCGGCGTGCTGCGCCAGCGGGGCGTCCCGTCGTACTTCGACCCGGCGCGCGCAGTCGGCGGTCTCGAGTCGCTCGCGGAGTACCGCGAGGTGCGCGGGCGCTCGTACCCCGAGCCCGAGCCGATCGACGCCGACCGCGAGCGCGTCCGGGAGGTCCTCTCGTCGGTCCGGGAGCGCTCCGACAACCGCCTCGGCGTCGAGGCGATGGAGATCCTCGACGCCTACGGGGTTCCGACCCCCCGAGGCGCGGTCGTCGCCGACCCCGCCGAGGCCGAGCGCGTCGCCGAGGGGATCGGCGAGGAGGTCGTGATGAAGATCGTCTCCCCCGACATCCTCCACAAGTCCGACATCGGCGGCGTCAAGGTCGGCGTCCCGGTCGGGGAGGTCGCCGACGCCTACGAGGACCTGATCTCGCGGGCCCGTAACTACCAGCCCGACGCGACGATCCTGGGGGTACAGGTGCAGGAGGTGGTCGACCTCGACGCCGGCGTCGAGACGATCGTCGGCAGTCACACGGACCCCCAGTTCGGCCCGCTGGTCATGTTCGGACTGGGCGGCGTGTTCGTCGAGATCATGGAGGACACGACCTTTCGGCTCGCGCCGGTCGGGCGCGACGAGGCGGCCGAGATGACCGAAGAGATCGACGCCGCGCCCCTGTTGCGGGGCGCTCGCGGGCGCGACGCCGTCGACATCGACGCCGTCATCGACGCCGTCAGGCGCGTCTCGCAGTTGGTCGCCGACTTCCCGAGCATCGTCGAACTGGACGTGAACCCACTGGTCGCGACGCCCGACGGGGTCCGGGCCGTCGACCTGCGACTCACAGTCGACCCCGAGACGCTGGAGGCCCAGTCATGA
- a CDS encoding amidohydrolase, whose product MSRDPRTSLPDLRRAFHRHPEPGWREYQTTARVVEEVERIGVDEVAVGREAVATDERMAVPPEADLDRWLDRARRAGVRAEILESTADGHTGVVATLDRGDGPCVGLRVDLDAISMKESDEASHRPAAEGFRSEHEGYMHACGHDAHLAIAIGTLEAVKASEFEGTFKVFFQPAEEISGGGKAMAESGHLDGVDYLIALHVGLDHPTGEVVAGIERPLAMAHLTATFEGASAHAGKAPSQGANAIQAAACAIQNAYAIPRHSDGLTRVNVGRIEGGAASNVIAEEVTIDAEVRGETTALMEYTRTELERVLYAAAEMHDCDVAPRMISESPRVDSHPALRDLIGNVAWGVDGIDRVIPSEEFGVSEDGTYLMQRVQDDGGLASYVLIGTDHPTSHHTPTFDIDEASLDIGVSLLSETVVELSRRRP is encoded by the coding sequence ATGTCTCGCGATCCCCGAACGAGCTTACCCGACCTTCGGCGGGCGTTTCACCGCCACCCCGAACCGGGGTGGCGAGAGTATCAGACGACCGCCCGCGTTGTCGAGGAGGTCGAGCGGATCGGCGTCGACGAGGTCGCCGTCGGTCGTGAGGCGGTCGCGACCGACGAGCGGATGGCCGTTCCGCCGGAGGCGGATCTCGATCGGTGGCTCGACCGGGCGCGTCGCGCGGGCGTTCGCGCGGAGATACTCGAATCGACCGCGGACGGCCACACGGGAGTCGTCGCGACGCTCGACCGGGGGGACGGGCCGTGCGTCGGCCTCCGCGTCGACCTCGATGCGATCTCGATGAAGGAGTCCGACGAGGCCAGTCACCGCCCGGCCGCGGAGGGGTTCCGGTCCGAACACGAGGGGTACATGCACGCCTGCGGCCACGACGCCCACCTCGCGATCGCGATCGGGACGCTCGAGGCCGTCAAGGCGAGCGAGTTCGAGGGGACGTTCAAGGTGTTCTTCCAGCCGGCCGAGGAGATCTCCGGCGGCGGGAAGGCGATGGCCGAGAGCGGTCACCTCGACGGCGTCGACTACCTCATCGCGCTTCACGTCGGCCTCGACCACCCGACCGGCGAGGTGGTCGCCGGGATCGAGCGACCGCTCGCGATGGCTCACCTGACGGCGACGTTCGAGGGGGCGAGCGCGCACGCTGGAAAGGCACCCAGCCAAGGGGCCAACGCCATACAGGCGGCGGCGTGTGCGATCCAGAACGCCTACGCCATCCCCCGACACTCCGACGGGCTGACGCGGGTCAACGTCGGTCGGATCGAGGGCGGCGCGGCGAGCAACGTGATCGCCGAGGAGGTCACCATCGACGCCGAGGTGCGCGGGGAGACCACAGCGCTGATGGAGTACACGCGGACGGAGCTCGAACGCGTGCTCTACGCCGCCGCCGAGATGCACGACTGCGACGTCGCCCCTCGGATGATCAGCGAGTCGCCGCGCGTGGACAGCCATCCGGCGCTTCGAGACCTCATCGGGAACGTCGCCTGGGGGGTCGACGGGATCGATCGCGTGATCCCGTCCGAGGAGTTCGGCGTCAGCGAGGACGGGACGTACCTGATGCAGCGGGTGCAGGACGACGGCGGACTCGCATCCTACGTCCTCATCGGGACCGACCACCCGACGAGTCACCACACGCCGACCTTCGACATCGACGAGGCGAGCCTCGATATCGGCGTGTCGCTGCTGTCGGAGACGGTCGTCGAACTCTCCCGCCGTCGGCCATAG
- a CDS encoding MoaD/ThiS family protein: MSATEAETAERDDERAVTTVDVKGTGRLYDALPEHRFEYTFDGTTLREFLDAFLEDHDVADLLIAEEPEDAVAHGWAEPPEELPDDFTANPEGDRTRAYARIAVNGHFNEHLDGFDTELEDGDRVALMYPFMFCC, translated from the coding sequence ATGAGCGCGACCGAAGCCGAGACGGCCGAGCGCGACGACGAGCGAGCCGTCACCACCGTCGACGTGAAGGGGACCGGCAGACTGTACGACGCGCTGCCCGAGCACCGGTTCGAGTACACCTTCGACGGCACCACCCTCCGGGAGTTCCTCGACGCGTTCCTCGAGGACCACGACGTCGCCGACCTGCTCATCGCCGAGGAGCCCGAGGACGCCGTCGCCCACGGCTGGGCCGAGCCGCCCGAGGAGCTCCCGGACGACTTCACCGCCAATCCGGAGGGCGACCGAACCCGGGCGTACGCCCGGATCGCGGTGAATGGCCACTTCAACGAACACCTCGACGGCTTCGACACCGAACTGGAGGACGGCGACCGCGTCGCACTGATGTACCCGTTCATGTTCTGCTGTTGA